The genomic stretch tttgcatatttgatcagccgatcttttattttgagagtattggacattatttatctccttgcctaatgtatcccaggatgacttgtttggattacctccaaatgtgattttgcttttgatttggtccttgggacaatcctaaaatctaagcctctctacagaaagatatcatttgagtaagtggaattagaaaagcaactacaaggattattaaatgaggattttatttggcttaatatttcatcatggggtgctccggtgttagttaaaagatggatggaacattgaggctttgtattgattatagatagttgaattaggtgaccatcaaaaaacgagtattttctaaagtgaccacttgtttgattaactgcaaggtgcacaggtattttaaaagattgtttgaaggtcgggttaccatctattgaggatcaaggaggagaatatttcggtcactcttggataattatgtaattgtattgtattgatgaaactatttaagagtaggaggaggaaataaagatatcataatcctcatcttttcatcgattgagctatgatcaatttagaggactaaattttcttttaagggggagagagtgtaatatccctcgcttttaaaaattattaataaagatttatttataaatcggaggacctatatgtaaatatagaaatttcaaaaactaaactgttaagttgtaaaaagaagtaaataaagaaaaatcgaaaatttcggttttatcccaccgcctcccacgtactctctgtttcttcgagaaacagagaggagcgatggggcatgaggagtgaagaaaagaagaagaagagggaaaagaagagaggaggaagaagagaggaagaagagggagaagagaagaagaagaagaagaggaggtggctgcagcgagggctgcagcgaggagctgtggggcgtggggagaagaagagaggaagaagagggagaagagaagaagaagacgaagaagaagaagaagagaggaggatagctgcggcaaggctgcagcgaggaggtgtgtggctttggggaggaaaagggaagaggagaagaagagaaggagaagaagagggaaaagagaggcagctgcagcagccagggctgcagcacctctgtttcccgcaggtggaaacagaggagaggatgtgtggggcgttgaggatgaaaagggaagaagaagaagaagaagaagaagaagaagatagctgcggcaaggctacagcgaggagatgtgtggccttggggaggaaaagggaagaggggaagaggagaagaagaagaagaggaagagaaagaggtgtgatacctctgtttcctgcagaggaaacagaggagagggtgtgtgtgacgccggggaagaaggggctgcagctgcggcgatggcagctgcagctggaagagaagaagaagaggaagatgagcaggggaggagggagaggttgcggccgtggctgcggccgcgactgcagcagttgcagcggggagagaagaagaagaaaggaaggagaaggaagaggagaagggaaagaagtagctgcggctgcggttgtggcagctgcagctatggcagggaaagaggaagagaaaaaggaaaggaagaagaagagaaagggaaggagaggaagaagagaggaagaggagaaggggctgcggctgcggcgatggcagctgcagctgtggcagggaaagagaaaaaggaaaggaagaagaagagaaagggaaggaggggaagaagagaggaagaggagaaggggctgcggctgcggcgatggcagctgcagctgtggcagggaaacagaaaaaggaaaggaagaagaagagaaagggaaggagaggaagaagagaggaagaggagaaggggctgcggctatggtgatggcagctgcagctgtggctgggaaagaagagaaggaaaggaagaagaagagaaagggaaggagaggaagaagagaggaagaggagaaggggtggcagctgcggcagtggcagctgcagttggaagagaagtaggagaggaaatagagtagcagaggaagaagaggctgcggttgtggtggctgcggccatggctgcgactgcgactgcggcagttgcagctgggaaagaaaggagagGAAAGGGgataaaggggctgcggacgggattgcggtcgcagcggcagcgactgcgtatgcagcagttatgtctgcgagagaagggaggaaggaaggtagtgcggtggaaggggctgcgattgtggcagcggcagcggcggcggttgtggcagctgcgtttgggaaagaaaaagaaggaatgagagtaagagaaagcaggtgactgtgcctcgatgttcgacacgtggtgtagttgcgaagaaaagaagaaaacgggagcacaaaacgaaacagagagaggacacggaggaaaagtagaaggatttgggctagcaccttctttggatcttcggatcgaaatccttgaaaggcaagttccctgaccgtttctcctataattgctttgatatttcttattgcaagttccctgaccgtttctcctataattgctctgatatttcttattgcaagttccctgatcgtttctcctataattgctccgatatttcttattgcaagttccctgatcgtttctcctataattgctctgatatttcttattgcaagttccctgatcattcctcctataattgctctaatctttcctattgcaagtatcctgatcgttcctcactgacatttttatctctatatttgctttgaatatgaggaactttgaattgttctagccttgcatttgatatatctcctgtttagacgtaacgattcgaatctgtgcaacttctgatattctgaccttttgataccgagctgcctataagtctttgttggaaactctgatttgttcaaaattgatttcatt from Musa acuminata AAA Group cultivar baxijiao chromosome BXJ1-3, Cavendish_Baxijiao_AAA, whole genome shotgun sequence encodes the following:
- the LOC135623906 gene encoding uncharacterized protein LOC135623906; the encoded protein is MRSEEKKKKREKKRGGRREEEEGEEKKKKKRRWLQRGLQRGAVGRGEKKRGRRGRREEEDEEEEEERRIAAARLQRGGVWLWGGKGKRRRREGEEEGKERQLQQPGLQHLCFPQVETEERMCGALRMKREEEEEEEEEEDSCGKATARRCVALGRKREEGKRRRRRRGRERGVIPLFPAEETEERVCVTPGKKGLQLRRWQLQLEEKKKRKMSRGGGRGCGRGCGRDCSSCSGERRRRKEGEGRGEGKEVAAAAVVAAAAMAGKEEEKKERKKKRKGRRGRREEEEKGLRLRRWQLQLWQGKRKRKGRRREREGGEEERKRRRGCGCGDGSCSCGRETEKGKEEEEKGKERKKRGRGEGAAAMVMAAAAVAGKEEKERKKKRKGRRGRREEEEKGWQLRQWQLQLEEK